The Thermodesulfobacteriota bacterium region GATTATGGATCTTCCTCTAGCAGGTCTTATTTTAATAATAACCGCTCTTCTAGGTGGGGTTATAGCTATGGGCGCTTTTATTTGGGCAGCCCATACCAAACAATTTAAAGACCTAAACGCTGGCGCTTATATTATCTTTGATGAA contains the following coding sequences:
- the ccoS gene encoding cbb3-type cytochrome oxidase assembly protein CcoS, with amino-acid sequence MIKQPLRSPDKISKIMDLPLAGLILIITALLGGVIAMGAFIWAAHTKQFKDLNAGAYIIFDEEEPIGKMNEFKLSYTWFRRGP